From the genome of Nicotiana sylvestris chromosome 2, ASM39365v2, whole genome shotgun sequence, one region includes:
- the LOC138884199 gene encoding uncharacterized protein, whose amino-acid sequence MGPAGRDSRLKQENPRYDHRSRDKESGSSSRFEKEQNTRETCDIYRSTKEKIGGYSLNVSTSVLVVVLRNMGDKVRWPREMRSNPNRRNPYFWCEFHQDHGHKMADCRLLQGEVEHLLKQGYLTELFSEKGKQAYTKNRQEPPKPPSPKRTVNVISGGEEIYGVIASRKVSKITVTHGKRVRKILEEDNITFDDADADSVLIPHNDALVISSLVHDTNVKRVLVDPGSSVNIILLRVVNEMQAFAEGVVKDTKFQAVEMDTAYNMILGKPWIHEIEVVPSTLYQVIKFPLLWGIRQIHGDQQASRSIKSVADWSAKNEEK is encoded by the coding sequence ATGGGACCAGCGGGAAGAGACTCACGtttaaaacaagaaaacccaaggtACGATCATAGATCAAGAGATAAGGAATCAGGTTCATCATCAAGGTTCGAAAAAGAACAAAACACGCGAGAAACATGTGATATTTATAGAAGCACGAAGGAAAAGATCGGCGGTTACAGTTTAAATGTTAGTACATCCGTATTGGTGGTTGTGTTAAGGAATATGGGCGACAAGGTACGATGGCCAAGAGAAATGAGATCAAATCCGAACAGACGTAATCCTTATTTTTGGTGCGAGTTTCACCAAGATCACGGCCACAAAATGGCGGATTGTAGATTACTGCAAGGTGAAGTAGAACATTTATTGAAACAAGGGTATTTAACTGAATtatttagtgaaaagggaaaGCAGGCATATACGAAAAATAGACAGGAGCCTCCAAAACCCCCTTCACCAAAAAGGACGGTTAATGTCATAAGTGGAGGGGAGGAGATCTATGGTGTAATAGCATCGAGGAAGGTCTCAAAAATAACAGTTACACATGGGAAGCGAGTTCGGAAAATTTTGGAAGAAGATAATATTACCTTCGATGATGCAGACGCAGATAGCGTGCTAATcccacataatgatgcactggtaatatcttcacttgtacatgacactaacgtgaaacgagttttggttgatccaggtagttctgtAAATATAATTCTGTTAAGAGTGGTAAATGAGATGCAAGCATTCGCTGAAGGAGTAGTCAAAGACACCAAATTTCAAGCGGTAGAAATGGATACGGCTTATAACATGATTCTTGGTAAaccatggattcatgaaataGAAGTTGTTCCATCGACTTTgtatcaagttattaaattcccttTACTATGGGGAATACGGCAAATCCATGGGGATCAGCAAGCGTCTAGGAGCATTAAATCCGTAGCAGATTGGAGCGCAAAAAATGAAGagaaatag
- the LOC138884195 gene encoding uncharacterized protein, translating into MRSNPNRRKPDHCSLLQGEVDHLLKQGYLTKLFSERGSSVNIILLGVLRDMQAEDKLIPKAHTLSGFDNSSVMTKGEVILTTFAEGVVKDIKFQVVDMEMTYNMILGRPWIHEMDVVPSTLHQVIKLPSPWRICQIRGDKHTSKSINFVADSSTGNEEK; encoded by the exons atgagatcaaatccaaacaggcgcaaacCTGATCACTGTAGTTTGCTGCAAGGTGAAGTTGATCATCTATTAAAGCAAGGGTATCTTACTAAATTATTCAGTGAGAGAG gtagttccgtgaacattattctgCTAGGAGTACTGCGTGATATGCAAGCCgaagataaattaataccaaaggcgcatactctatctggatttgacaattcaAGCGTAATGACGAAAGGGGAGGTAATACTTACAACATTtgcagaaggagttgtcaaagatataaagtttcaggtggtagatatggagatgacttacaatatgatccttgggagaccatggatccacgagatgGATGTCGTTCCGTCAACCTTGCACCAAGTTATTAAACTTCCATCACCATGGAGAATATGTCAAATCCGTGGGGATAAACATACATCCAAGAGTATCAACTTTGTAGCAGATTCAAGTACGGGaaatgaagaaaaatag
- the LOC104243861 gene encoding late embryogenesis abundant protein 1-like, with the protein MAAMSITKSAIFNLSKALPRTPSLFLRRDVSFYNLSKTLPQNRSLFIRHKVSRVCFSSSPNYSEGYHASEDFKRRQDFDRGVKEEKSPMREMADNTKDDMKASMDETKRTAKDMKDKAKEGAESMKDKASDMAGTAADKAKQGKDKAAEMAHDTKESAKERAHDMKEKTKDTAESMADKTKEYAHDAKETTKDRAGAMAEKTKEGASKVAETAQSIADKAKQAMSDAMGAAKETTQKIKETVVGSADDDKKSVDDYIEDHTGKPKEDDSEKTMDEDVVELRRRAGGSGDKKH; encoded by the exons ATGGCAGCCATGTCAATCACTAAAAGCGCCATTTTTAACCTCTCCAAGGCTCTTCCTCGAACTCCTTCTCTCTTCCTACGCCGCGATGTCTCCTTCTACAACCTCTCCAAGACTCTTCCTCAAAACCGTTCTCTTTTCATTCGCCACAAAGTCTCCCGTGTCTGCTTTTCCTCCTCCCCGAATTACTCCGAG GGATACCATGCATCGGAAGACTTTAAAAGAAGACAAGACTTTGATAGAGGTGTCAAAGAAGAGAAATCACCTATGCGAGAGATGGCTGACAACACGAAGGACGATATGAAAGCGTCCATGGACGAAACTAAACGAACAGCCAAAGACATGAAGGACAAAGCAAAAGAAGGTGCAGAGAGCATGAAAGACAAAGCAAGTGACATGGCCGGAACGGCAGCAGATAAGGCAAAACAAGGGAAAGACAAAGCAGCAGAAATGGCACACGACACTAAAGAGAGCGCAAAAGAGAGAGCACATGACATGAAGGAAAAGACCAAAGATACTGCAGAGTCCATGGCTGACAAGACGAAAGAATACGCGCATGATGCGAAGGAGACGACAAAGGACAGAGCAGGAGCTATGGCGGAGAAGACGAAAGAAGGGGCAAGCAAAGTTGCGGAGACAGCGCAGTCAATAGCGGACAAAGCTAAGCAGGCAATGTCAGATGCTATGGGAGCGGCAAAGGAAACGACTCAGAAAATCAAAGAAACTGTGGTTGGTTCAGCAGACGATGATAAGAAGTCTGTTGATGATTATATTGAAGATCATACGGGTAAGCCGAAGGAAGATGATAGTGAGAAAACCATGGATGAAGATGTGGTGGAACTGAGAAGGCGTGCAGGGGGAAGTGGTGACAAGAAACATTGA
- the LOC138884196 gene encoding uncharacterized protein, which produces MEEEVENFVAKCDKCQRYVEIGEPSTRFTQASEESNDEEMRINLDLLEGKREAALIRMTAQKQVIERYYNRKSRLRFFKIGDFVLKKVFQSTKASNAGKLSPTWEGPYRIHDIAGKGAYELETMDGKILPSHWNVVYLKRYYF; this is translated from the exons atggaGGAAGAAGTGGAAAAtttcgtggctaaatgtgataaatgccaaaggtacg ttgagataggagagccaagCACAAGGTTTACACAAGCGTCAGAAGAGTCTAATGACGAAGAAATGCGCATAAACCTTGatctacttgaaggaaaaagagaagctgcattaataagaatgacagcacaaaagcaggtcatagaacgatactataATCGAAAATCACGCCTAAGattcttcaagattggggacttcgtgctcaaaaaggtttttcaatctacgaagGCATCCAATGCGGGAAAATTAAGTCCAActtgggaaggaccctacaggatTCATGATATCGCAGggaaaggagcatacgagctggaaacgatggatggcaagatactaccttcacattggaatgttgtttaCCTGAAAAGATattatttctaa